One Spirochaetaceae bacterium genomic window carries:
- a CDS encoding DUF5312 domain-containing protein: MDENSFDNLVKDISVEERKDLSEKIGESLSLSEPVIPKAFYCDKAIVSNTSQAAEINRFLRQEYAKFRFFKRLAIGFQVTFLKKDKQLMIMQAVLDNLRRHIEEGGYFVDFDSNNFTAKFAKELYQLSNLCRPLRAAFIKIWRDNATLNLVLSNFLQSSKEESLNRFTVYTFATNEQLLEAYSKSNDINDVRKVILRGIKNYTDSIPESHFKTIRKNILPFYYVQRLITFNYNDIFALFGTKVSGINENEHPHFNPAPISMAFNNVIKFNYYLVMATNLQFTKEIASTLFRAYFVSEGYPEDELHTLIEEKIKQLDTLSKGIAKFNGRVYLNDIIAYYQSNPLYKTVIEPVRLDLKQFYNNSLKLMVFDNFNDIIQELRLAFIDQEVVTIFKNKPLTTLNYYVSLNDENWPKDKYPQFKHGKSLMLMYNFLKDWYKSNLLIVTNLISATVLAKAPALQGKINEFKIKFSAVEDKIKRFDNSLAPETEAGQSLTTFKRDINEGTASPKLFRAFINQRDTEAYELFLEALAIFDEFSRFTVAKVTKSPTESVRMALTGFYAGLSREFPLGEVINNNLTTINNFTQMCKELIAYESIDEKAS, from the coding sequence ATGGACGAAAACTCGTTTGATAACCTAGTTAAAGATATATCAGTTGAAGAACGCAAAGACCTTTCGGAGAAAATCGGCGAAAGCCTTAGTTTAAGCGAGCCGGTTATCCCTAAGGCTTTTTATTGCGATAAAGCTATCGTAAGTAACACCAGCCAAGCCGCCGAAATAAACCGGTTTTTACGGCAAGAATATGCTAAGTTTCGCTTCTTTAAACGTTTAGCCATTGGTTTTCAGGTTACTTTTTTAAAAAAAGATAAACAATTAATGATTATGCAGGCCGTTTTAGATAATTTACGCCGGCATATAGAAGAAGGCGGTTATTTTGTCGATTTTGATAGTAATAACTTTACCGCTAAATTTGCCAAAGAACTTTATCAGCTATCTAACCTTTGTCGGCCGCTTAGGGCCGCCTTTATTAAAATTTGGCGCGATAACGCCACCCTTAATTTAGTGCTAAGCAATTTTTTACAAAGCAGCAAAGAAGAAAGCCTTAACCGTTTTACCGTTTACACCTTTGCCACCAACGAACAGCTATTAGAGGCTTATTCTAAAAGCAACGATATTAACGATGTACGCAAAGTTATTTTACGCGGTATTAAAAATTATACCGATAGTATACCCGAATCGCATTTTAAAACTATCCGTAAAAATATTCTGCCTTTTTATTATGTTCAAAGGTTAATTACCTTTAATTACAACGATATTTTTGCTTTATTCGGCACAAAAGTTAGCGGCATAAACGAAAACGAACACCCGCATTTTAACCCCGCCCCTATCAGTATGGCTTTTAATAATGTCATCAAATTTAACTACTATTTAGTTATGGCTACCAACTTACAATTTACTAAAGAGATAGCCTCTACCCTTTTTAGGGCTTATTTCGTAAGCGAAGGTTATCCCGAAGACGAACTGCACACTTTAATAGAAGAAAAAATAAAGCAATTGGATACGCTTAGTAAAGGTATCGCTAAATTTAACGGCCGGGTTTACCTTAACGATATAATTGCTTACTACCAAAGTAATCCTCTTTATAAAACCGTGATTGAACCCGTACGGCTCGATTTAAAACAGTTTTATAATAATTCGCTAAAGTTAATGGTGTTTGATAATTTTAACGATATAATACAGGAACTAAGGCTAGCTTTTATCGACCAAGAGGTGGTAACCATCTTTAAAAACAAACCGTTGACGACCCTTAATTACTATGTATCTTTAAATGACGAAAATTGGCCTAAAGATAAATACCCTCAATTTAAACATGGCAAAAGTTTAATGCTTATGTACAATTTTTTAAAAGATTGGTACAAAAGTAACTTATTAATTGTAACCAACTTAATTAGCGCCACAGTTTTAGCTAAAGCCCCAGCTTTACAAGGTAAAATAAACGAATTTAAAATTAAATTTAGTGCGGTAGAGGATAAAATTAAACGGTTTGATAACAGCTTAGCCCCCGAAACCGAAGCCGGCCAAAGCTTAACTACCTTTAAAAGAGATATAAACGAAGGAACGGCCTCGCCCAAATTATTTAGAGCCTTTATTAACCAGCGCGATACCGAAGCCTACGAACTATTTCTAGAGGCCTTAGCTATTTTTGATGAATTTAGTAGGTTTACCGTTGCTAAGGTAACTAAATCGCCCACAGAATCGGTGCGTATGGCCTTAACCGGCTTTTATGCCGGCTTGTCGCGCGAGTTTCCGTTAGGCGAGGTTATTAACAACAACTTAACTACCATAAATAATTTTACGCAAATGTGTAAAGAGCTTATTGCCTACGAAAGTATCGATGAAAAAGCTTCTTAG